From Mannheimia pernigra, one genomic window encodes:
- a CDS encoding 4'-phosphopantetheinyl transferase family protein codes for MENFTHFEIVFIHRQATLPSDFHFPQMPENLNEKQIQKWQSRRAAHFLLTELFRKYHLDLSLLKHIQHTKSGRPFVNSEQIDFNISHSGDWIAVIFSYSFAKLAVGIDIEHPQKKRRYADLIRHYANIEEQAILLDEHYPLFDNLAQRFYLSWCLREAILKSQGVGIVKLSEVTHLPLKKQIFSNYCPSGKLHFVSGLPFYLSYFYQPPQNMLLSEPFLYHWQNGQFQPVECESLVYDVN; via the coding sequence ATGGAAAATTTTACACATTTTGAGATTGTTTTTATTCATAGGCAAGCAACATTACCGAGTGATTTTCACTTTCCGCAAATGCCAGAAAATTTAAACGAAAAACAAATTCAGAAATGGCAGAGCCGCCGAGCCGCCCACTTTTTGCTTACGGAGCTCTTTAGGAAATATCACTTAGATTTGAGTTTATTAAAGCATATTCAACATACTAAAAGTGGCAGACCCTTTGTCAATTCTGAGCAGATCGACTTTAATATTAGCCATTCGGGTGATTGGATAGCGGTCATTTTTTCATATTCTTTTGCAAAATTGGCAGTGGGGATTGATATTGAACATCCGCAGAAAAAAAGACGCTATGCGGATCTTATTCGTCATTATGCAAACATAGAGGAACAAGCGATATTGCTAGATGAGCACTATCCATTATTCGATAATCTTGCACAGCGTTTTTATTTAAGTTGGTGTTTGCGAGAAGCTATTTTGAAATCGCAAGGCGTAGGGATTGTAAAATTATCGGAAGTAACACACCTTCCGCTTAAAAAGCAGATTTTTTCCAACTATTGCCCAAGCGGTAAACTACATTTTGTCAGCGGGCTACCATTTTATTTAAGCTACTTCTATCAGCCGCCGCAAAATATGCTATTATCCGAACCCTTTTTATACCATTGGCAAAATGGGCAGTTTCAGCCTGTTGAGTGCGAGTCGCTGGTTTATGATGTCAATTAA
- a CDS encoding RHS repeat protein, which translates to MPDKIHYQQFDSLGRVNKVLVDNDAKTATGKLQQHDKGQAKGIDQVLKYGYNLKGEQTLLERDNNVDGTYDYREAYTLDPNGQQKLKEIDLTNDGQFDKKEEYTKEADGGLVQTHFYNLVDGKEVLTKIEDYELNANNQRTKLSLDTLGDGSINAITRYDLDALGRIEKAYFDTEGDGNADRVESYTKDANGDNLRVEISNTAGEIQVVRTYERNSLGQVIKYEIDNGNDGIIDQRFEYARDEYGNETGYKLYSYNSEKKALELTQTVNRVFNELNQIHITSASYTDSTRNYQAVYKYDDFGRRISETYTGANNYIWEYTYYDDGKVQSRQDKTLDGKPTSKTVYLDYYQAFESVANNMENYNTNGVLTLKSRFLINEGGQVVSSLLDNPNNGNGDGWESFLFGNRSAVTNFNISQDFTTWSTEKLAELGTSLSLIRMGNGGVSELTLNAEVVAKISNGDLRVQGASDKNDVLNLSGFKKASSSSVKGYDLYTATVGEEDLNLYVQANDSITVHIIG; encoded by the coding sequence GTGCCTGATAAGATCCATTATCAGCAGTTTGATAGTCTAGGCAGGGTGAATAAGGTGTTAGTGGACAATGATGCCAAAACTGCTACTGGGAAATTACAGCAACATGATAAAGGTCAGGCAAAAGGCATAGACCAAGTATTGAAATATGGTTATAACCTAAAAGGTGAACAAACCTTACTGGAACGAGATAACAACGTAGATGGTACATACGACTACCGTGAAGCGTATACCCTAGATCCAAATGGTCAGCAAAAGTTAAAAGAAATTGATTTAACCAATGACGGCCAATTCGATAAAAAAGAGGAGTATACAAAAGAAGCAGATGGCGGCTTGGTGCAAACCCATTTCTACAACTTAGTGGATGGTAAAGAGGTTCTCACGAAAATTGAGGATTACGAGCTGAATGCGAATAATCAACGTACGAAGTTATCGTTAGATACGTTAGGTGACGGTTCAATCAACGCTATCACAAGATATGACTTGGATGCACTAGGACGTATAGAAAAAGCCTATTTTGATACCGAGGGGGACGGTAATGCTGACCGAGTAGAGAGCTATACTAAGGATGCAAATGGAGATAACTTGCGTGTTGAGATAAGTAATACTGCAGGAGAAATCCAGGTTGTCAGAACCTATGAGCGAAATTCTCTTGGTCAAGTTATCAAATATGAAATTGATAATGGTAACGATGGCATTATTGATCAACGTTTTGAATATGCACGAGATGAATATGGCAATGAAACAGGATATAAATTATATTCTTATAATAGTGAAAAGAAAGCATTGGAACTTACTCAAACTGTAAATAGAGTATTTAATGAGCTTAATCAAATTCACATCACTAGTGCTTCATATACTGATTCTACTCGAAATTATCAGGCTGTTTATAAATATGATGATTTTGGCAGACGTATCTCTGAAACTTACACAGGAGCTAATAACTATATTTGGGAATATACTTATTATGATGATGGTAAGGTTCAATCACGTCAAGACAAAACTCTTGATGGTAAGCCAACCAGTAAAACGGTTTATTTAGATTATTATCAGGCATTTGAGAGTGTAGCTAATAATATGGAAAATTATAATACTAATGGAGTTTTAACTCTTAAATCTCGTTTCTTGATTAATGAGGGCGGGCAAGTCGTTAGCTCTTTACTTGATAATCCGAATAATGGTAACGGCGATGGTTGGGAGAGCTTTTTATTTGGTAACCGTAGTGCTGTGACTAATTTTAATATATCTCAAGATTTTACTACTTGGTCAACAGAGAAATTAGCTGAATTAGGCACATCACTAAGTCTCATTCGAATGGGGAACGGTGGTGTATCTGAACTCACACTGAATGCCGAAGTGGTAGCAAAAATCAGTAATGGTGACTTAAGAGTGCAAGGTGCTTCCGATAAGAACGATGTTCTCAATCTCTCAGGTTTTAAGAAGGCTTCAAGCAGCAGCGTAAAAGGTTACGACCTCTACACTGCAACTGTTGGTGAGGAGGACTTAAATCTTTATGTTCAAGCGAACGATAGTATTACCGTGCACATTATCGGTTAA
- a CDS encoding NapC/NirT family cytochrome c, with protein MIRRFCNWLRRPSRMAIGLVILLSALGGIFAWSGFNAGLAYTNTEEFCSSCHMNDVVPEYRASAHYSNRSGVKAICSDCHVPHEFFPKWKRKIIAAKEVYAHYTGKVDTKEKFEAHRGEMAMREWERLKENNSQECRNCHNFEDMDFTQQKTVAQQMHTLAQEQNKTCIDCHKGIAHNLPHMQSIQKNFIPDDLLKKSEEKR; from the coding sequence ATGATAAGAAGATTTTGTAACTGGTTACGTCGCCCAAGTAGAATGGCAATTGGTTTAGTAATTCTACTTTCTGCATTAGGTGGTATTTTTGCGTGGAGTGGTTTTAATGCTGGGCTTGCTTATACAAATACGGAAGAGTTTTGCTCAAGCTGTCATATGAACGATGTGGTACCTGAATACCGTGCATCGGCTCACTATTCAAATCGTAGTGGTGTGAAGGCAATTTGTTCAGATTGCCACGTTCCACACGAATTTTTTCCGAAATGGAAACGTAAAATTATTGCAGCGAAAGAAGTCTATGCTCACTATACTGGTAAAGTGGATACTAAAGAGAAATTTGAAGCACACCGTGGTGAAATGGCAATGCGTGAATGGGAGCGTTTGAAAGAGAATAATTCACAAGAGTGCCGTAATTGCCATAACTTTGAAGATATGGACTTCACCCAACAAAAAACGGTAGCACAGCAAATGCACACCTTAGCACAAGAACAAAATAAAACGTGTATTGATTGCCACAAAGGAATTGCACACAATCTTCCACATATGCAATCAATTCAGAAAAACTTTATTCCTGATGATTTATTGAAAAAATCAGAAGAGAAAAGATAG
- the nhaA gene encoding Na+/H+ antiporter NhaA, with amino-acid sequence MGRLLLLLKSEAAGGILLLIFAFAAIILANSSLSDVYFDFLQSNVSFQFGDFALTKPLLLWINDGLMAVFFTLVGLEVKKELFEGSLSSFKNASFPAVAAIGGMVVPALIFWFINKDYSEYHSGWAIPMATDIAFAVGIVALLGTRVPLALKIFLLALAIIDDLGAIVVIALFYSQDISVQALTIAGIAILGLVILNRFKVGSLCAYILIGLILWTSVLKSGVHATLAGVIIGFCIPLKDKNGERPAEELEHILVPWCSFMILPVFAFANAGVSLLGMGIEQITSPLPMGIALGLIIGKTIGVFGFSYLAVLFRFASLPQGVNFKQIFAIAVLCGIGFTMSMFIASLAFDVGTAGETVTSLARLGILLGSAISAILGYTLLKIATRKNVELNH; translated from the coding sequence GTGGGAAGATTACTTTTACTTTTGAAATCGGAAGCAGCAGGGGGGATTTTACTGCTGATTTTTGCCTTTGCGGCAATTATACTGGCAAATTCATCACTAAGTGATGTTTATTTTGACTTCTTACAAAGCAATGTGAGTTTCCAGTTTGGTGACTTTGCCTTAACTAAGCCATTATTGCTTTGGATAAATGATGGGCTTATGGCAGTTTTCTTCACTTTGGTGGGTTTAGAAGTGAAAAAGGAGCTGTTTGAGGGCTCTCTTTCAAGTTTTAAAAATGCGTCTTTCCCTGCGGTGGCAGCGATTGGCGGAATGGTTGTACCAGCATTGATTTTCTGGTTCATTAATAAAGACTATTCAGAATACCACTCAGGCTGGGCAATTCCAATGGCAACGGATATTGCATTTGCTGTTGGTATTGTTGCATTATTAGGTACTCGAGTGCCATTGGCATTAAAAATATTCTTATTAGCTCTGGCTATTATTGATGACTTAGGTGCCATTGTTGTCATTGCACTTTTCTATTCTCAAGACATCAGCGTGCAAGCTCTTACTATTGCGGGTATTGCGATTCTTGGTCTAGTGATTCTTAACCGCTTTAAAGTAGGCTCATTATGTGCTTATATCTTGATTGGTTTGATTTTGTGGACATCCGTGCTGAAATCAGGTGTTCATGCTACTTTAGCAGGTGTTATTATCGGCTTTTGCATACCGCTAAAAGATAAAAATGGTGAACGTCCAGCAGAGGAATTGGAGCATATTCTTGTACCTTGGTGCTCATTTATGATTTTACCCGTCTTTGCCTTTGCAAACGCAGGCGTGTCATTATTAGGTATGGGGATTGAGCAAATAACTTCACCACTGCCAATGGGGATTGCGTTAGGCTTGATTATAGGTAAAACAATTGGCGTGTTTGGCTTTAGCTATTTGGCCGTATTATTCCGCTTTGCAAGTTTACCCCAAGGCGTTAATTTCAAACAAATTTTTGCGATTGCAGTGCTGTGTGGTATCGGCTTTACTATGTCAATGTTTATCGCCAGTCTCGCATTTGATGTAGGTACAGCAGGCGAAACCGTAACATCTCTTGCTCGTTTAGGTATCTTACTTGGCTCAGCAATTTCTGCTATTTTAGGTTATACCTTATTAAAAATAGCCACCCGTAAAAATGTAGAATTAAATCACTAG
- the cpdA gene encoding 3',5'-cyclic-AMP phosphodiesterase: MSEHFRLPINDTVRLLHITDPHLFSHTEETLLNVKTIKSFSAVIEQIKKQIEQTKQGFDLILSTGDLIQDQNIAGYHYFAQLTEPLKTPIVWLEGNHDVQPYMSQILGEYSHILPHKQILIGDRWQLLLLNTQVAGMPYGELSYRQLKWLEEKLNENPKRFTLIALHHNILPTNSAWLDQHSLKNSDELAKILQPFDHIKGIVHGHIHQQVDDMWNGIPIYATPSTCIQFKPNCNQFTLDLLPQGWREILLYENGKIATTIKRLNSNDFLPDLNAIGY, from the coding sequence ATGAGCGAACACTTTAGGTTACCAATAAACGATACAGTTCGATTATTGCACATAACCGATCCGCACCTGTTTTCTCACACAGAAGAAACACTGCTCAATGTCAAAACAATCAAAAGCTTCTCAGCAGTTATTGAGCAGATAAAAAAACAAATTGAGCAAACCAAGCAAGGTTTTGATTTAATTCTTTCAACGGGGGATTTAATTCAAGATCAGAATATTGCTGGGTATCACTATTTTGCTCAACTGACCGAGCCACTAAAAACCCCTATCGTCTGGTTAGAAGGTAATCACGATGTTCAGCCATATATGAGCCAAATTTTGGGAGAATATTCGCATATTTTGCCACACAAGCAAATTTTAATTGGCGACAGATGGCAACTGCTTCTACTCAATACACAAGTTGCTGGAATGCCTTATGGCGAACTGAGTTACCGCCAACTTAAGTGGCTAGAAGAAAAATTAAATGAAAACCCTAAACGCTTCACTTTAATTGCATTACATCACAACATTTTGCCAACAAACTCTGCCTGGCTTGATCAGCACAGCTTAAAAAACAGCGATGAATTGGCTAAAATTTTACAACCCTTTGATCATATCAAAGGCATTGTACACGGTCATATCCATCAACAGGTAGATGATATGTGGAACGGTATTCCTATTTATGCTACGCCTTCCACTTGTATTCAATTCAAACCAAATTGCAATCAATTTACCTTAGACTTATTGCCTCAAGGCTGGCGAGAAATCCTACTCTATGAAAATGGAAAAATAGCAACTACAATCAAGCGGTTAAATTCCAATGATTTTTTACCAGATCTGAATGCAATTGGTTACTAA
- a CDS encoding nitrate reductase cytochrome c-type subunit, translated as MRKYLALTLVAMAGFVMAEAPKLSGSIDDTTESVAPGFYNPQKDTGNIPTTFPFQPPLVPHSIRGLQVSKNVNHCLGCHAIEPSKTTGATRLPPSHFMDRDGNVHENESPSRYFCLQCHVQQTNVNPIVQNKFESVRQTQGK; from the coding sequence ATGAGAAAATATCTTGCCCTAACTTTAGTCGCAATGGCTGGCTTTGTAATGGCAGAAGCCCCTAAGTTGTCTGGCTCTATTGATGACACAACGGAAAGTGTTGCACCTGGGTTTTACAACCCACAAAAAGATACTGGCAATATCCCGACCACTTTTCCATTCCAACCACCACTTGTACCACATAGCATTCGTGGTTTACAAGTGAGTAAAAACGTGAACCACTGTTTGGGCTGCCACGCGATTGAGCCGTCTAAAACCACAGGAGCAACCCGTTTACCGCCAAGCCATTTTATGGATCGTGACGGTAATGTTCACGAAAACGAATCGCCAAGTCGTTACTTCTGTTTACAATGCCACGTTCAACAAACAAACGTAAACCCGATTGTTCAAAATAAATTTGAGTCTGTACGACAAACGCAAGGTAAATAA
- a CDS encoding ATP-binding protein: MKKQLPIGIQTFAELVQENYYYVDKTRQILELIETGKFIFLSRPRRFGKSLTLDTIAELFSANKPLFTGLYAEKNWDWEAKYPVIRFNFAKGVAKSKVTIEELLFSQLQQNAKQFGVALANYVGLGTLFDDLINKIVEKHQQKVVVLIDEYDKAILDNLENAELAIEMRDILRDFYSVIKGQDANIRFAMLTGVSKFSKINLFSGLNNLYDATLDKQFSDLCGYTQSELENVFSPELSGVNLIELKNWYNGYNWSGECVYNPFDVLFYFQTRIYQPYWFETGSPTFLIDKLINEKVDLGRITQQISDNHLLSRFDVGDISPIALMFQTGYLTINQQVERLGKVGYTLKFPNKEVQQSLSELLLRRFLHKKDAGLELNAYLYDALIQHDVARMQLVLKAFFASIPHDWHRNNQIAYYEGYWASVFYAYFASLGFPIITEDATSVGNIDMTLLVNNHVYIFEFKVVGKEVKESPLGLALAQIIDRDYAKKYQGQGKVIYQIGVEFNKDNREVAFDIAYV, from the coding sequence ATGAAAAAACAACTCCCTATCGGTATTCAAACTTTTGCAGAATTAGTTCAAGAAAACTATTATTACGTGGATAAAACACGTCAAATCCTTGAGTTAATTGAAACGGGAAAATTTATTTTCCTCTCCCGCCCTCGTCGTTTTGGGAAAAGTTTAACCTTAGACACCATTGCCGAGCTGTTTTCTGCTAACAAGCCGTTATTCACGGGTTTATATGCTGAAAAAAATTGGGATTGGGAAGCGAAATATCCGGTCATTCGCTTTAATTTCGCCAAAGGTGTGGCGAAGTCGAAAGTCACCATTGAGGAGCTGCTTTTCTCACAGCTCCAACAAAATGCAAAGCAGTTTGGCGTAGCGTTAGCCAACTATGTTGGGTTAGGCACCTTGTTTGATGATTTAATTAACAAGATTGTGGAAAAACATCAACAAAAAGTAGTGGTATTAATTGATGAATACGATAAAGCCATTTTAGATAACCTAGAAAATGCAGAACTTGCGATTGAAATGCGAGATATTTTGCGAGATTTTTACTCGGTAATTAAAGGTCAAGATGCGAATATCCGTTTTGCAATGCTCACAGGCGTCTCCAAATTCAGCAAAATCAACCTGTTTTCAGGCTTAAATAACCTTTATGATGCCACCTTAGACAAGCAATTCTCCGACTTATGTGGCTACACCCAATCTGAATTAGAAAACGTGTTCTCGCCTGAATTATCAGGTGTGAATTTAATTGAGCTGAAGAATTGGTACAACGGCTATAACTGGTCGGGGGAGTGTGTTTATAACCCTTTTGATGTGTTGTTTTACTTCCAAACCCGCATTTATCAGCCTTATTGGTTTGAGACAGGTTCTCCCACCTTTTTGATTGATAAATTAATCAATGAAAAGGTGGATTTAGGGAGAATTACCCAGCAAATTTCGGATAATCATTTGCTTTCTCGCTTTGATGTGGGCGATATTAGCCCGATTGCGTTAATGTTCCAAACCGGTTATCTGACAATCAATCAACAAGTAGAACGTTTAGGCAAAGTGGGTTATACCCTAAAATTCCCGAATAAGGAAGTGCAGCAAAGTTTGAGTGAATTATTACTCAGACGGTTTTTGCATAAAAAAGATGCGGGGTTAGAGTTAAATGCTTATTTATACGATGCCCTGATTCAACACGATGTAGCCCGAATGCAGCTCGTGCTGAAAGCCTTTTTTGCCAGCATTCCGCACGATTGGCATAGAAATAACCAAATTGCTTATTATGAGGGGTATTGGGCGAGTGTGTTTTATGCCTATTTTGCCAGCCTTGGTTTTCCGATTATCACAGAAGACGCGACCAGCGTGGGCAATATTGATATGACGTTGCTCGTAAATAACCACGTCTATATTTTTGAGTTTAAAGTAGTGGGTAAAGAGGTGAAAGAAAGCCCGCTCGGGTTAGCGTTGGCACAAATTATCGACCGAGATTACGCGAAGAAATACCAAGGTCAAGGCAAGGTCATTTATCAAATCGGCGTGGAGTTTAACAAAGACAACCGAGAAGTCGCGTTTGATATTGCTTACGTATAA
- a CDS encoding ATP-binding protein: MKKQLPIGIQTFAKLRENNDYYYVDKTQKIIELINASEFIFLSRPRRFGKSLTLDTIAELFSANKPLFTGLYAEKNWDWEAKYPVIRFNFAKGVAKSKVTIEELLFSQLQQNAKQFGVALANYVGLGTLFDDLINKIVEKHQQKVVVLIDEYDKAILDNLENAELAIEMRDILRDFYSVIKGQDANIRFAMLTGVSKFSKINLFSGLNNLYDATFDKQFSALCGYTQSELESVFAPELEGVDLLELKNWYNGYNWSGESVYNPFDILLFFSNSDRIYKPYWFETGSPTFLIDKLIQENVDMGKISQDISDDMLLSKFDVGDISPIALMFQTGYLTIDKVINTFDGVGYKLKYPNKEVQQSLNVMLLRRYLHKYESGSTLRSHLYDTLIQHDVARMQLVLKAFFASIPHDWHRNNQIAYYEGYWASVFYAYFASLGFPIITEDATSVGNIDMTLLVNNHVYIFEFKVMGKEVKESPLGLALAQIIDRDYAKKYQGQGKTIYQIGVEFNKDRREVVFDVACL, translated from the coding sequence ATGAAAAAACAACTCCCTATCGGTATTCAAACGTTTGCTAAGTTAAGAGAAAACAATGACTATTACTACGTAGATAAAACGCAAAAAATCATTGAACTCATCAACGCAAGCGAATTTATTTTCCTCTCCCGCCCTCGTCGTTTTGGGAAAAGTTTAACCTTAGACACCATTGCCGAGCTGTTTTCTGCTAACAAGCCGTTATTCACGGGTTTATATGCTGAAAAAAATTGGGATTGGGAAGCGAAATATCCGGTCATTCGCTTTAATTTCGCCAAAGGTGTGGCGAAGTCGAAAGTCACCATTGAGGAGCTGCTTTTCTCACAGCTCCAACAAAATGCAAAGCAGTTTGGCGTAGCGTTAGCCAACTATGTTGGGTTAGGCACCTTGTTTGATGATTTAATTAACAAGATTGTGGAAAAACATCAACAAAAAGTAGTGGTATTAATTGATGAATACGATAAAGCCATTTTAGATAACCTAGAAAATGCAGAACTTGCGATTGAAATGCGAGATATTTTGCGAGATTTTTACTCGGTGATTAAAGGTCAAGATGCGAATATCCGTTTTGCGATGCTAACAGGCGTCTCCAAATTCAGCAAAATCAACCTGTTTTCAGGCTTAAATAACCTTTACGATGCGACGTTTGACAAACAATTCTCCGCGCTTTGTGGCTACACTCAATCTGAGTTGGAAAGTGTGTTTGCACCCGAATTGGAGGGGGTGGATTTACTTGAATTAAAAAACTGGTATAACGGCTATAACTGGTCGGGAGAAAGTGTATACAATCCGTTTGATATTTTGCTGTTCTTTTCCAATAGTGACCGTATTTACAAGCCTTATTGGTTTGAAACGGGATCGCCAACGTTTCTAATTGATAAGCTAATCCAAGAAAATGTGGATATGGGAAAAATCTCACAAGATATTTCTGATGATATGCTATTGTCGAAGTTCGATGTGGGGGATATTAGCCCGATTGCGTTAATGTTCCAGACAGGTTATTTAACGATAGATAAAGTGATTAACACTTTTGATGGTGTGGGGTATAAACTGAAATACCCTAACAAAGAAGTGCAACAAAGCCTCAATGTGATGTTGTTACGCCGTTATTTACATAAGTATGAATCAGGCTCAACCTTACGTTCACATTTATACGACACTTTAATTCAACACGATGTAGCCCGAATGCAGCTCGTGCTTAAAGCCTTTTTTGCCAGTATTCCGCACGATTGGCATAGAAATAACCAAATTGCCTATTATGAGGGGTATTGGGCGAGTGTGTTTTATGCGTATTTTGCGAGCCTTGGTTTTCCGATTATCACAGAAGACGCGACCAGCGTGGGCAATATTGATATGACACTGCTCGTAAATAACCACGTCTATATTTTTGAGTTTAAAGTGATGGGGAAAGAGGTGAAAGAAAGCCCGCTCGGGTTAGCTCTAGCACAGATTATCGACCGAGATTATGCGAAGAAATACCAAGGGCAAGGCAAAACTATTTACCAAATTGGGGTGGAGTTTAACAAAGACCGCCGAGAAGTGGTATTTGATGTAGCTTGCTTATAA
- the napH gene encoding quinol dehydrogenase ferredoxin subunit NapH — MASNSPKYAGLEARQKLGWWHTNRFLLLRRLSQFSIILMFLSGPLWNIWILKGNYSGSLLLDTIPMADPLMVAEVLATGYRPEWTVLIGAFIIVVFYGVVGSKLFCSWVCPMNIVTDVAAWLRRKLGIRQTAKISRSLRFVILAVILIGSAISGTLLWEWINPVAALGRVFVFGLGATLWLVLVIFLFDLLVAEHGWCGHLCPIGATYALIGAKSLIKVKVVDRSRCDNCMDCYNVCPEPQVLRVPLHGKSEDSTVILSKDCITCGRCIDICAENVFAFGTRFQGSIDVKNI; from the coding sequence ATGGCATCAAATTCGCCTAAATATGCAGGCTTAGAGGCTCGTCAAAAATTAGGTTGGTGGCATACTAACCGCTTTTTGCTCCTTCGCCGTTTAAGTCAGTTCAGTATTATCTTAATGTTTTTGAGTGGGCCTCTTTGGAATATTTGGATTTTAAAAGGCAATTACAGTGGAAGTTTGTTGCTTGATACTATTCCAATGGCTGACCCACTAATGGTTGCTGAAGTCTTAGCAACAGGCTATCGCCCTGAGTGGACTGTGCTAATTGGTGCATTCATTATAGTTGTGTTTTATGGTGTTGTAGGTAGCAAGCTATTTTGTAGCTGGGTTTGTCCAATGAATATCGTCACGGATGTGGCAGCGTGGCTTAGACGCAAATTAGGTATTCGCCAAACAGCAAAAATTTCACGCAGTTTACGCTTTGTGATTTTAGCGGTAATTTTAATCGGCAGTGCAATTTCTGGCACATTATTGTGGGAATGGATTAACCCCGTTGCCGCCCTCGGTCGAGTGTTTGTATTCGGTTTAGGGGCAACGCTTTGGTTGGTACTCGTCATCTTCTTATTTGATTTGTTGGTGGCGGAACACGGCTGGTGCGGACACCTTTGCCCTATCGGTGCAACTTACGCTTTAATTGGAGCGAAAAGCCTGATTAAAGTTAAAGTAGTAGATAGAAGTCGTTGTGATAATTGTATGGATTGTTACAACGTTTGCCCCGAGCCACAAGTGTTAAGAGTACCACTACACGGTAAATCAGAAGATAGTACAGTGATCTTGTCAAAAGATTGCATTACCTGCGGACGCTGTATTGATATTTGTGCCGAAAATGTTTTTGCCTTTGGAACGCGTTTTCAAGGCAGTATTGATGTAAAAAATATTTAA
- the napG gene encoding ferredoxin-type protein NapG produces MKMDPNRRQFLKNVTRTTAGVCGVGVILGLQQQQSLARQGVALRPPGALPEQDFLSACTRCGQCVQACPYDMLHLASLISPVEAGTPYFIARDKPCEMCVDIPCMNACPTGALSEDLKDIDEARMGLAVLLDHETCLNWQGLRCDVCYRVCPLIDKAITLEEIHNDRTSIHAKLIPTVNSEACTGCGKCEQACVLEEAAIKVLPMDLAKGLLGRHYRLGWKEKQNAGKSLIEDVHPDGLHPAFEARMPEGRYEPVYQHMQVKPDMKTATPSRATQNYVPNSTTVEAPQHFPDFDLNMKGVK; encoded by the coding sequence ATGAAAATGGATCCAAATCGCCGTCAGTTTTTAAAAAATGTCACCCGCACTACAGCAGGTGTATGCGGTGTTGGTGTAATTTTAGGTCTGCAGCAGCAACAAAGTCTTGCAAGGCAAGGCGTTGCCTTACGTCCGCCCGGCGCGTTGCCTGAACAAGATTTCTTAAGTGCTTGCACTCGTTGTGGTCAATGTGTTCAGGCTTGCCCTTACGATATGCTGCATTTGGCTTCATTAATTTCACCTGTAGAGGCTGGCACGCCATATTTTATTGCTCGTGATAAACCGTGCGAAATGTGTGTCGATATTCCGTGTATGAATGCTTGCCCAACAGGTGCGTTGAGTGAAGATCTTAAAGATATTGATGAGGCGAGAATGGGATTGGCGGTGTTGCTAGACCACGAAACTTGCTTGAACTGGCAAGGCTTACGCTGCGATGTATGCTATCGAGTTTGCCCATTGATTGATAAAGCGATTACGCTTGAAGAGATTCATAACGATCGTACTTCCATTCACGCAAAATTGATTCCAACTGTGAATTCCGAGGCTTGTACTGGATGTGGAAAATGTGAGCAGGCTTGTGTATTAGAAGAGGCGGCTATCAAAGTATTGCCAATGGATTTGGCGAAAGGGCTGTTAGGTCGCCACTACCGTTTGGGTTGGAAAGAGAAACAAAATGCAGGTAAATCATTGATTGAAGATGTTCATCCAGATGGTTTACATCCTGCATTTGAAGCGAGAATGCCTGAAGGTCGCTATGAACCAGTGTATCAGCATATGCAAGTAAAACCTGATATGAAAACGGCAACGCCAAGCCGTGCTACGCAAAATTATGTGCCTAACTCCACAACAGTGGAGGCTCCCCAACATTTTCCAGATTTTGATCTGAATATGAAGGGGGTGAAATAA